The Lacrimispora xylanolytica genome has a segment encoding these proteins:
- a CDS encoding ABC transporter permease: MNVVYFIFQQTMYFMIPLMIVALGAMFSERSGIINIALEGIMTMGAFTGVLFLSLTGSSMSGQSQLIIAAVISMATGMVFSLFHAYASINMKSDQVISGTALNMFAPAFAIFVARVIQGVQQVPFSNTFRIVSVPVLGKIPFIGPLLFQNAYITTYIGIAIFILSYVVLYKTRFGLRLRSCGEHPQAADAAGINVYHMQYAGVLISGALGGLGGLVFVVPTSTNFNADVAGYGFLALAVLIFGQWKPVNIMFASLFFGLMKAVASAYSGIPFLHSLGIPSYFYKMVPYIITLIVLIFTSRNSQAPKAEGIPYDKGQR, from the coding sequence ATGAATGTAGTTTACTTTATCTTTCAGCAGACCATGTATTTCATGATCCCTCTTATGATCGTTGCCTTAGGTGCCATGTTCTCTGAGCGAAGCGGTATCATTAACATCGCTTTGGAAGGAATTATGACCATGGGCGCATTTACAGGAGTTCTGTTTTTAAGCCTTACAGGGTCCAGCATGAGCGGTCAGAGCCAGCTTATCATCGCTGCAGTGATCTCCATGGCAACTGGAATGGTATTTTCTCTGTTCCATGCCTATGCTTCCATTAACATGAAATCCGATCAGGTTATCAGTGGTACTGCTCTTAATATGTTCGCTCCCGCATTCGCTATCTTCGTAGCACGTGTCATTCAGGGCGTTCAGCAGGTACCTTTTAGCAACACCTTCCGTATCGTCTCTGTTCCAGTGTTAGGTAAGATTCCGTTTATCGGACCTCTCCTGTTCCAGAATGCATACATTACCACTTATATTGGAATTGCTATCTTTATTCTCTCTTATGTGGTGCTTTATAAGACAAGATTTGGACTTCGCCTTCGTTCCTGCGGTGAGCACCCTCAGGCGGCTGATGCAGCAGGAATCAACGTGTACCATATGCAGTATGCCGGAGTACTCATATCTGGCGCTCTGGGCGGACTTGGAGGACTTGTCTTTGTAGTTCCCACCTCCACCAACTTTAACGCCGATGTGGCCGGTTACGGCTTCCTGGCACTGGCTGTACTCATCTTCGGACAGTGGAAGCCGGTAAACATTATGTTTGCCTCCCTGTTCTTTGGACTGATGAAGGCTGTGGCATCTGCTTACTCCGGAATCCCATTTTTACATTCCCTGGGCATTCCAAGCTACTTCTACAAGATGGTGCCATATATCATTACACTGATCGTACTGATCTTTACCTCCAGAAACTCTCAGGCTCCTAAGGCAGAGGGTATTCCTTATGATAAAGGACAAAGATAG